A window of Cottoperca gobio chromosome 16, fCotGob3.1, whole genome shotgun sequence contains these coding sequences:
- the frrs1l gene encoding DOMON domain-containing protein FRRS1L translates to MIFLRRLVQLLVLVIQSGWWGVAPSPTDEGALRAGHGEHGEPGHQEPHKDSYSTFASEFLESRYLSDDGYPFPTAPPVDPFARIKVVDCGVTKGCIRYGKPGCDAETCDYFLSYRRIGTDVEYEMSADTDGWVAVGFSSDKKMGGDDVMGCVHDDNGRVRIHHFYNVGQWAKEIKRNPARDEEGIFENNRVICRFKRPLYVPREETLVDLHLSWFYLFAWGPAIQGSITRHDIDNPPVSDRMISIYKYEDIFMPSTAYQTFNSPLCLLLIVALTFYLLMGTP, encoded by the exons ATGATTTTCCTGCGGAGGCTCGTGCAGCTGTTGGTGCTTGTGATACAGAGCGGATGGTGGGGGGTCGCGCCGAGCCCCACCGATGAGGGAGCACTACGGGCCGGCCACGGGGAGCACGGAGAGCCGGGACATCAGGAGCCTCACAAGGACTCCTACAGCACCTTTGCCTCAGAGTTCCTGGAGTCCAGATATCTGTCCGATGACG GTTATCCATTCCCCACCGCCCCGCCAGTGGATCCTTTTGCTAGGATCAAAGTCGTCGATTGTGGAGTAACCAAAGGCTGCATAAG GTATGGGAAGCCAGGGTGTGATGCAGAAACTTGTGACTATTTTCTGAGTTATCGTCGCATCGGGACAGATGTGGAGTATGAGATGAGCGCAGACACAGATGGCTGGGTGGCCGTAGGTTTCTCCTCTGACAAGAAAATG GGAGGGGATGATGTCATGGGCTGTGTCCATGACGATAACGGACGTGTACGGATTCACCACTTCTACAATGTCGGCCAGTGGGCCAAGGAAATAAAGAGGAACCCTGCCAGAGACGAAGAAGGCATCTTTGAGAACAACCGGGTGATCTGCCGTTTCAAACGGCCACTATACGTCCCCAGAGAGGAAACACTTGTGGACTTACACCTGTCATGGTTTTACCTGTTTGCATGGGGACCTGCCATACAAG GTTCCATCACGAGGCATGACATCGACAATCCTCCTGTCAGCGACCGCATGATCAGCATCTATAAGTACGAGGACATCTTCATGCCTTCTACAGCCTACCAGACCTTCAACTCTCCCCTCTGCTTACTGCTCATAGTAGCCCTCACCTTCTACTTACTAATGGGAACCCCATAA